DNA sequence from the Antennarius striatus isolate MH-2024 chromosome 3, ASM4005453v1, whole genome shotgun sequence genome:
CAACAGATTGACAGATTAACCCAAAACCAATCAGACATATCTGGCAAAAACAGAAGCACCTTTACCGCCTGAAGCACCTCTGTAATAATTAAACTGAGTAGCAGGAACCAATACGATCACAAATacaataagtgtgtgtgtgtgtgtgtgtgtgcgtgtgtgtgtgtgtgtgtgtgtgcgtgcgtgcggtGATTGTCTTACTGTCATCTTCAGTGGCGATCAAAATGTCTTGAAGCATCCTCCTCCTGATGGCTCGAGAAATGAAGCTGCAGGATGTCAGctttgtacgtgtgtgtgtgtgtgtgtgtgtgtgtgtgtgtgtgtgtgtgtgtgtgtgtgtgtgtgtgtgtgtgtgtgtgtgtgtgtgtgagtgacgaACTTGCAGGAGAAGTTGACTTTTTCCTCGCCACCCATCAACCCAAAACAGAGACAATGACAGCACGGAAACCAGAGAACCACTAGATTTCACTCTCCATCAATAATTCAAAACACAGTTATGACTTCCTttatataggtgtgtgtgtgtgtgtgtgtgtgtgtgtgtgtgtgtgtgtgtgtgtgtgtgtgtgtgtgtgtgtgtgtgtgtgtgtgtgtgtgtgtgtgtgtgtgtgtgtgtgtgtgtgtgtgtgtgtgtgtgtgtgtcctagaTATTTTTCATGGTGGTCAGGACACAGGTTTCTCTGTGTCAGTTGGTTGATTGTTGGTTGATTGTCTGTTGGTTGATTGGTCAGTTGTTTAGTTTGTCAACAGTATTACTTTCAAATAATTCAGATTTCCTTACAACTTGCTTGATGGATGACCAAAATAGCCCCCATTGGATTTTGGTGCATTTTCTTCTGTAACCCACAACATGATGGCGGCGCCACGGTGTGGTGTGTAGCGCTGTGGCCCCCGTTCAGTTCctctctgtgcagagtttgtctTCTCCCCGTGTTCGCGTCGGTtcttctcccacctccagaaataTGCAGTTGAGGTGAACGGctcacacaagtgtgtgtgtgtgtgtgtgtgtgtgtgtgtgtgtgtgtgtgtgtgtgtgtgtgtgtgtgtgtgtgtgtgtgtgtgtgtggttgttgtctttcatgtgacctCGCAGTGAGCTGGTGTCTTACCTGggatgtaccccacctttcaccTGTAGCCGGCTGGAATGGACCTGCAAGGTAGAAGAGTGACTTTGATTGCCTCCAGAAGAATGGAtatgtcaggttcaaacaacctaaaacatacattattctaacaggaGAGACATCTAAAATcagtcactggtgtgtgaacgACTCTCACTCTCAAGGTCATattcactggtgtgtgaacgGTGCCAACGTTTCTATTTTACAGAACCATTGCTTTTTCTAATCCTtatgacagtaaaataaaagccGACGCTGAGCTTTAAAATTTTGGTATCTTATCTTAGAATTATGGACACTTTTAGTTTGAtccttcatattttatcatccaCACATGTAGATATTTTCATGTTCAATGTTTACTTTGTGGTGTGCTTCAGGGTTCTTCTGTTCATCTCCTGGATTCTGTTTGCTGCCATTAGGTGGCAGGGtgtcttcattttcatcaaGGATCTCAGACAGTGGTGTCCAGACTGCAAGGAGGGCAAAATTTAGTCATGTATAGGTAACGAATgacaatttttaaaagaaaacccacattattatttatgtaaatattgttGTGTATTTGAAGTTACCAGATGTAGGCATTCAGACGAACACAGGTTGTGTGAAACTGTGTGAATCACACCTGGAAGTGATGACAGTGTGTCCATTAAGCTGTGCTCGGCGTTTCGGTAATGCAGTATCAGTGTAAGAGTCAAGTATACATATTCAGACTATTTACTTAAAAATTACGGTAAATGACaatcataaaataattaaaaaaagaaccaagAAATAAATCTAAGGAAAATACAATCAGAATCAAACACTCATAAAATATAACAGAAAATGAGGAACAACATACCTGCACAGAACGAGTGGGATGGAGCCACTGGCAGAAGAAACCTCAGTATTGCTGTGGTGCCCCTGAAATCTTTCccataaaatacacacattctaAACATGGACCAAACTCTCTGTTTGTGTCTAAACTTAGACTAGATTTAACAGAAactaaattatttcaaaataatttgtaatttcTAGTAGGACTTTTACAACTACACTTAACAGGAGCACTGAACAGACACCCTCCTCCAGCGGAACCTAAACTGGACTGAGGAAAAGGGTGCGGctcaggaagtgacatcatgagGTCAAAAGTAACGACAACCAAAATAAAAGTTCAATGTTCACCAAGAAGTTTCTCTGACATGAAAATGTATACAAAGTGATGATATGGAACTAAAAGATGAAAATTCATTGtagaaaaattaaagaaataatgaGCGTTGGCTTGCTGGTGGATTTTGGTGTCAGTCGTCTGGTTGTCTATCAGTTCTCATTCAAGTTCATAACAGACTAAATCTGCTCACACAAATATGTGGAGCACATTTTAACCTAATcgtaatgctaatgctaaccctaacctccccAAAGTGCGTCTGTGTGGAAGCTTGTCTTTTTCCATCTGACGGTACAAAGACAGCGGACGGCGTTCAGTCGACATGTGGGGGTCCACAGAGGgccacaaacaggaaatgatacCAACAGCTGAACCAAATGTAGGCCCTTTACATCGGattacacctaaccctaacccaggagAACACTCCCCtctaaaaatcaaatttaacgaattataattaaaatttaagtcTGAGAcaaaggctgcgttcagactggcagccaaaatcTAGTTTCCAGCCCATTCAGATTGAAGTTGGGTGTCTCTTTTAAAGTCTGAACAGTCAAACCACATGAGACTTCAGTTCACTCTTGGAAATTTTTACCCAACATGTTTCTTCAACTGGCGACCCTATGGTCCCAGTGCCAGACTTACTGGACTGAGCTACAACCAAAACATGATGGTCACCAAATACTGAATTCCATTGAAGGATTTTGGCTTTGTGGATGAATTCCAGGACTGCCATTGGTCAACAGAAAGTCTCGGGCCAGGAGCGCATTTCTCTGGAAGATTCTGACTTTACAAAAATGGCAACTGTGTACTTTTTGAGAAACTTGTGTGTGCAGAGCAAACCCTGTGTCCATGTGAAACACGCTAaataacaaaccaaacaaccatACTGTTCATATCAGTGCTGTGGGACAGCgatggctccacggtgcactggtgtcgtccccggagtgtcccccacctcacaccctatgccagctgagataggcaccagctccccgtgacccgctacggcggatacagcggcagaaaatgaatgaacgaaagAATGATAGCGATGCAGAGATGAGGAGCCATTcagccagtagggggcagtgtgGCGCTGCACAGACATTCCATTGTGGGCGTCGCTGACACAGGAGCAGCAGGTCAGACGACCAGATCAGGTCCTGTGGCTAATCTTAGCTGGAGCTGGGGGGAATCCCTGAACAGAGAGGAGGGGGGCtcaacaacagacttcacatGTATTCAACAGCAGCTCAGGGacagctgattggtcggttgtaaagatgcctgaggaagtgtgtgtagcgatgaactaaacacacacatgaggtGTGAACAAAAGAAGACATCCAGAACACATTCTGGGGTTAAACAAGGAATAACGGACTGAAGTTTAACTTTACAAACCAACAGAggacatgtttttatttcacagccaATAGACTGAAACTTATTTCATTAGCAGCACTCACTACGATCagcagaggtcatgtgatcacacctGTTTGTCGTTTCATTGTGACtctgatgtgtgtttgagtcGCCCATACAGTTGGTTCCATGGGGTCCACGGGTTCAACGGGGTCCACGGGTTCCACAGGTTCCATGGGGTCCACGGGTTCCATGGGTTTTATGGGGTCCACTGGTTCAACGGGGTCCACTGGTTTTATGGGGTCTACGGGTTCAACAGGGTCCACTGGTTTTATGGGGTCCACGGGTTCAACGGGGTCCACTGGTTTTATGGGG
Encoded proteins:
- the LOC137592582 gene encoding thrombospondin-related anonymous protein-like, translating into MEPVDPVEPVDPIKPVDPVEPVDPIKPVDPVEPVDPIKPVDPVEPVDPIKPMEPVDPMEPVDPVDPVEPVDPIKPVDPVEPVDPIKPVDPVEPVDPIKPVDPVEPVDPIKPMEPVDPMEPVEPVDPVEPVDPMEPTVWATQTHIRVTMKRQTGVIT